A stretch of the Lactuca sativa cultivar Salinas chromosome 9, Lsat_Salinas_v11, whole genome shotgun sequence genome encodes the following:
- the LOC111889730 gene encoding fasciclin-like arabinogalactan protein 2 yields MQTPSAISLSFLLLLSISAAVHGHNITRILAKHPEFSTFNHYLTITHLANEINRRQTITVCAVDNAAMSSLLSKGLSIQTIKNVLSLHVFADYFGSKKLHQVTKGSTSTATMYQATGEAPGTAGYVHITDIKGGKVRFTPEDNPSQTDTTYVKSILEMPYNISVIQISAILQSPEAEAPTAAPDLNLTSLLQREGCQAFYDLLTTSGAIGTFLSSADGGVTVFCPGDDAIAAFAPKYKNLTASEKTSLLLYHGVPVYNSMGMLRSSNGLMNTLATEGAKKKYDFTVQNDGNDVTLKTKVVKATISGTVVDEEPIAIYTIDKVLLPRELFKGTVEEAEEPAPAPKAAKKKKKPAKKGDTEEEADAPGPDSSDDYSDDDAADQTASGGGRLVASAVMAFCFSWLAFV; encoded by the coding sequence ATGCAGACGCCATCGGCGATTTCTCTCTCCTTCCTTCTCCTCCTGTCTATCTCCGCCGCCGTACACGGCCACAACATCACCCGCATCCTCGCCAAACACCCCGAATTTTCCACTTTCAACCACTACCTCACCATCACTCACCTCGCCAATGAGATCAACCGCCGGCAGACAATCACCGTCTGCGCCGTCGACAATGCCGCCATGTCTTCATTACTTTCAAAAGGACTATCAATTCAGACCATAAAGAATGTCCTCTCCCTCCATGTCTTCGCCGACTACTTCGGCTCCAAAAAGCTCCACCAAGTCACCAAAGGCTCCACCTCCACCGCCACCATGTATCAAGCCACCGGTGAAGCTCCAGGAACCGCCGGTTACGTTCATATCACCGACATCAAAGGTGGTAAAGTCCGGTTCACTCCTGAAGACAACCCAAGTCAAACCGATACCACTTATGTCAAATCCATCTTGGAAATGCCTTACAACATCTCCGTGATCCAAATCAGCGCGATTCTACAGTCGCCGGAAGCTGAAGCTCCGACTGCCGCACCGGATCTGAACTTAACCTCTTTGTTACAACGAGAAGGTTGTCAAGCGTTTTACGATCTGTTAACAACCTCAGGAGCAATCGGAACGTTTTTAAGCTCCGCCGACGGTGGAGTCACCGTGTTTTGTCCTGGAGACGACGCTATTGCGGCGTTTGCCCCAAAATACAAGAACTTGACGGCGTCGGAGAAGACGTCCTTGTTGCTTTACCACGGTGTTCCGGTTTACAACTCCATGGGGATGCTCAGATCTAGCAATGGACTGATGAACACTCTAGCGACGGAAGGAGCTAAGAAGAAGTACGATTTCACTGTACAAAACGACGGCAACGATGTGACATTGAAGACGAAAGTGGTGAAGGCGACAATAAGCGGAACGGTGGTCGACGAAGAGCCGATTGCCATTTACACCATCGATAAGGTTTTATTGCCGAGAGAGTTGTTTAAGGGTACGGTGGAGGAGGCGGAGGAGCCGGCGCCTGCGCCAAAGGCGgcgaaaaagaaaaagaagccgGCGAAGAAGGGTGACACCGAGGAGGAAGCAGATGCGCCGGGACCGGATTCTTCTGATGATTACAGCGATGATGATGCGGCGGATCAAACGGCAAGTGGCGGTGGAAGATTGGTGGCGTCGGCGGTTATGGCGTTCTGTTTTTCGTGGTTGGCTTtcgtttga